In one window of Tellurirhabdus rosea DNA:
- the tilS gene encoding tRNA lysidine(34) synthetase TilS has protein sequence MRDEFLTFVNEQHLFGPTDSVLLAVSGGIDSVVMVDLFQQQAFTYGIAHVNFGLRGEESDEDEVFVRQLAEKNGVRFHSVRFNTRDYAAQEGISIQMAARQLRYHWFEEVAQTAGYPYIATAHHQDDSLETLLLNLVRGTGLAGLTGIRLRNGRVIRPLLFAERLQIETYAAAHGLTWREDRSNAEDKYARNRLRHQVVPVLKGLNVNLLNTVKQTFDSARASGNLVRDELARSWPLVSRERGGTTAISVSDLLALPEWEFRLGEWLKPYGFRPGQLPALVDAVKGTNFGQVFESPEYRLLRDRTELILSKKTAGPGEVIVLPGMPDDEVRLGDGRVLQFEIFQYSPDFQIKEGEAVVCLDAARMEWPLTIRLWQTGDRFRPLGLKGSQKVSDFLTNRKVSRREREEARVLLSGGRIVWLIGYRPDDFYRLTPETKQVLQISLKTR, from the coding sequence ATGCGCGATGAGTTTTTAACCTTTGTTAACGAACAACACTTATTCGGGCCAACAGATTCGGTTCTGCTGGCGGTAAGCGGCGGAATCGATTCCGTGGTGATGGTCGATCTGTTTCAGCAGCAGGCGTTTACCTACGGCATTGCGCATGTCAATTTTGGCCTTCGCGGGGAAGAGTCGGATGAGGATGAGGTTTTTGTGCGGCAGTTAGCCGAAAAAAATGGCGTCCGTTTTCATAGCGTACGGTTCAACACCCGGGACTACGCCGCGCAGGAAGGCATTTCGATTCAGATGGCGGCCCGGCAGCTTCGGTACCACTGGTTCGAAGAGGTCGCGCAAACCGCTGGTTATCCGTACATTGCCACGGCCCATCACCAGGACGACAGTCTCGAAACCCTGCTCCTCAATCTGGTTCGGGGCACGGGGCTGGCTGGTCTAACGGGCATCCGGCTGCGCAACGGCCGGGTGATTCGCCCGCTGCTGTTTGCCGAACGTCTCCAGATTGAAACCTATGCGGCGGCTCACGGACTGACCTGGCGCGAAGACCGCTCCAACGCGGAGGACAAATACGCCCGCAATCGTCTCCGGCATCAGGTCGTCCCTGTGCTTAAGGGGTTGAACGTCAATCTGTTGAACACAGTCAAACAAACGTTTGATTCAGCCAGGGCCTCCGGAAATCTGGTGAGGGACGAACTGGCCCGGTCCTGGCCGCTGGTGAGTCGAGAGCGCGGAGGAACTACCGCCATTTCCGTTTCAGACCTGCTGGCTTTACCGGAATGGGAATTCCGGCTGGGGGAGTGGCTGAAGCCCTACGGCTTTCGTCCGGGGCAGCTTCCGGCCCTGGTGGACGCGGTGAAAGGTACCAACTTCGGACAGGTGTTTGAATCGCCGGAGTACCGGCTTCTCCGCGACCGCACGGAGTTGATTCTTTCGAAAAAAACGGCCGGGCCCGGAGAAGTAATCGTACTTCCCGGAATGCCGGACGACGAAGTCCGTCTGGGTGACGGACGGGTTCTCCAGTTCGAAATTTTCCAGTATTCTCCTGATTTCCAGATAAAAGAAGGCGAGGCCGTTGTCTGTCTGGATGCGGCCCGAATGGAATGGCCGCTAACCATCCGGCTTTGGCAGACCGGAGATCGGTTCCGTCCGCTGGGCTTGAAAGGCAGCCAGAAAGTGAGCGATTTTCTGACCAACCGGAAGGTGTCCCGGCGGGAACGGGAAGAGGCCCGAGTGCTGCTTTCGGGCGGCCGGATTGTCTGGCTTATCGGCTACCGGCCGGACGACTTCTACCGGCTCACACCGGAAACCAAACAGGTTTTGCAGATTTCTTTGAAAACACGATGA
- a CDS encoding OstA-like protein — protein sequence MDCNGSLSYRVFIDKRLRLLVALLFVLWSGQSFGQAGRPSAGGDVIEILKANQLKGLNTGTSESRELLGNVAIRHKGALMYCDRAIQNLTNNSIEAFGNVRIVQGDTVTVRGDTLFYFGATRQANVRGRVTLRDRKMTLTTRRLDYDMLSGIAHYPVPGRIVDRENILTSREGYYDTRTKLFTFRQNVRLVNPKYTMTADSLLYNSFTKIATFQGPTRIVSKDGTLVAKEGEYNTITRVSNFQRRATIETDKYRLTGDSLGGNSTSEFYVAKGNVVLFAKNDKTILTGESGRYNRKTGVARMTGNAVVKSITAESDTMFMRADTLWSFEIPDKNAKPTKPGSTTATATKRRLIGDRNVLIYKNDLQSKCDSIVYDTADSTIVFFGDPIVWSTNYQMEADSMTARLKNNRIHTMFLRSKSFVISQDTLQQFNQVKGRAITAYFDYKPKVDRSDISLVVVEGNGESNYFAVDEKNKLVGMNHVQCSKMNIRFDDTRKVKNIRFIGQPDSQFIPPHELSENKKRLDGFNWQKNQRPTKRQVLGLEKPPVRPTDDSSKKLLKTSASAKPLPPKTVLNDIKKK from the coding sequence ATGGATTGCAACGGTTCACTTTCTTATAGAGTCTTTATCGACAAACGGCTCCGGCTGCTGGTCGCCCTGCTTTTTGTGCTTTGGAGCGGACAGTCGTTCGGGCAGGCCGGTCGGCCGTCGGCCGGAGGGGATGTCATCGAAATTCTGAAAGCCAATCAGCTGAAAGGGTTGAATACCGGAACATCCGAATCCCGGGAGTTGCTCGGCAATGTTGCCATTCGTCATAAAGGGGCTCTTATGTATTGTGACCGTGCCATACAAAACCTGACGAACAATTCGATCGAAGCGTTCGGGAACGTCCGGATTGTGCAGGGCGATACCGTTACGGTTCGGGGCGATACGCTCTTTTACTTCGGAGCCACCCGGCAGGCTAACGTCCGGGGCCGGGTTACGCTCCGCGACCGGAAAATGACGCTGACCACGCGGCGGCTGGATTATGACATGCTTTCGGGCATCGCCCATTACCCGGTTCCGGGCCGGATCGTGGACCGGGAAAATATCCTGACCAGCCGGGAGGGCTATTACGACACCCGTACCAAACTGTTCACCTTCCGGCAGAATGTCCGGCTTGTGAATCCGAAATATACCATGACGGCCGATTCGCTGCTGTACAATTCGTTCACCAAGATTGCGACCTTTCAGGGGCCGACCCGAATCGTCAGCAAGGACGGTACGCTTGTCGCCAAGGAAGGCGAATACAACACCATTACGCGGGTGTCCAACTTCCAGCGGCGGGCCACCATCGAAACGGACAAGTACCGCCTGACGGGCGATTCGCTGGGCGGGAACAGCACGAGCGAATTCTATGTGGCGAAAGGAAACGTGGTTTTGTTCGCCAAAAACGACAAGACCATCCTGACCGGGGAGTCCGGGCGCTATAACCGAAAGACGGGGGTGGCGCGGATGACCGGAAACGCCGTGGTGAAAAGCATTACGGCGGAATCGGACACGATGTTCATGCGGGCCGACACCCTCTGGTCCTTCGAGATACCGGACAAGAATGCGAAGCCGACCAAACCCGGCAGCACCACGGCGACGGCCACCAAACGGCGGCTGATCGGCGACCGAAACGTCTTGATTTACAAGAACGATTTGCAGAGCAAGTGTGATTCGATTGTGTATGATACGGCAGATTCAACGATTGTTTTCTTCGGGGACCCGATCGTCTGGAGCACGAATTATCAGATGGAAGCCGACTCCATGACGGCCCGACTGAAGAATAACCGGATTCATACCATGTTCCTCCGGAGCAAATCGTTCGTCATCTCCCAGGACACGCTGCAGCAGTTCAACCAGGTGAAGGGGCGCGCCATCACGGCCTATTTCGATTACAAGCCGAAAGTGGACCGTTCGGACATTAGCCTGGTGGTGGTGGAGGGCAACGGCGAAAGCAACTATTTCGCCGTGGACGAAAAGAACAAGCTGGTCGGGATGAACCACGTGCAGTGCAGTAAAATGAATATCCGGTTCGACGATACCCGAAAAGTAAAGAACATCCGCTTTATCGGACAGCCGGATTCTCAGTTTATTCCGCCACACGAACTTTCTGAAAACAAAAAAAGGCTGGATGGCTTTAATTGGCAGAAAAATCAGCGGCCCACCAAACGCCAGGTGCTCGGATTGGAGAAACCGCCCGTCCGCCCGACTGACGATTCGTCAAAAAAGTTGTTGAAAACCAGCGCTTCGGCTAAACCTTTGCCGCCGAAAACGGTTCTAAACGACATAAAAAAGAAATAA
- a CDS encoding T9SS type A sorting domain-containing protein, whose translation MLLSTWGWAQTESPPKSRLDMGRKPATVGRVITSKNFPFLKHPTVSSMDRSVKVKPSAAINQYYRTSMLSGTTRTGNTTAVETSKPVIAEARQATTEELKKVDEKLFANEKVSVSNVFPNPANDYAEFDYQLAPAAGEVKVLIYNVLGAPIADYAFDKGERKLRIVTRDWSNGIYFYQLSVDGKKVATKKLLIRHN comes from the coding sequence ATGCTGCTCTCCACCTGGGGGTGGGCGCAGACGGAAAGCCCGCCAAAAAGCCGTTTGGATATGGGCCGGAAGCCGGCCACGGTCGGTCGCGTCATTACCAGCAAGAACTTCCCGTTTCTGAAGCACCCGACCGTCAGCAGCATGGACCGGAGTGTTAAAGTGAAACCAAGCGCGGCGATTAACCAGTATTACCGGACCTCGATGCTCTCGGGAACCACCCGTACGGGCAACACCACGGCGGTAGAGACCAGCAAACCGGTGATAGCCGAGGCACGCCAGGCCACTACGGAAGAGCTGAAGAAAGTGGACGAGAAATTGTTTGCAAACGAAAAAGTATCCGTTTCCAACGTTTTCCCGAACCCGGCCAACGATTATGCAGAATTTGACTACCAGCTTGCGCCCGCCGCCGGCGAAGTCAAAGTTTTGATCTATAACGTATTAGGCGCTCCCATTGCGGATTATGCCTTTGATAAGGGAGAACGCAAGCTTCGGATCGTCACCCGCGACTGGAGCAACGGAATTTACTTTTACCAGCTTTCCGTAGACGGCAAGAAAGTAGCGACCAAAAAGCTGCTGATTCGTCATAACTAA
- a CDS encoding outer membrane protein assembly factor BamD, which produces MQYSWKAGSIVVALLIVLASCSPFQKLQKKGTDVEKYNAAVNYFKKGDWYRAGLLFEEIIPILKGSTESELAQFYRAYTEYHQGNYQLSSFHFKQFYETFARSDYAQEAMYMYALSLYKDTPNYNLDQSNTVTAISALQDFVNTFPSSPFSKECTTMIMDLRQKVEKKAYEKAELYYRTSAANIANFRSAVVTISNFQREFPSSEYNERLAYLKVDAQYNLAKNSFEDKRKERFGEVLSFYQSFVDKYPNSKYVRQAERFFADSQKQLEEIKQKENEKKQTPGQAPGKVTTATTASN; this is translated from the coding sequence ATGCAGTATAGTTGGAAAGCAGGAAGTATTGTAGTCGCGTTACTGATCGTGCTGGCCTCGTGCAGCCCCTTTCAGAAATTGCAGAAAAAAGGTACGGATGTTGAGAAGTACAACGCGGCCGTCAATTACTTCAAAAAGGGAGACTGGTATAGGGCCGGACTGCTCTTTGAGGAGATCATTCCGATCCTGAAAGGAAGTACAGAGTCCGAACTGGCTCAGTTCTACCGGGCCTATACGGAATACCACCAGGGCAACTACCAGTTGTCGTCCTTCCATTTCAAGCAATTTTACGAGACCTTCGCCCGAAGCGATTATGCCCAGGAAGCGATGTATATGTACGCGCTGTCCCTTTACAAGGATACGCCGAACTACAATCTGGACCAGTCGAACACCGTCACGGCCATTTCGGCGCTTCAGGATTTTGTCAACACCTTTCCCAGCAGTCCGTTCAGCAAGGAGTGTACGACGATGATCATGGATCTTCGTCAGAAGGTGGAGAAGAAAGCCTACGAGAAAGCGGAACTGTACTACAGAACCAGCGCCGCCAATATTGCCAATTTTCGCTCGGCGGTCGTAACGATCTCCAACTTTCAGCGTGAGTTTCCGTCTTCGGAATACAACGAACGGCTCGCTTACCTGAAGGTGGACGCCCAGTACAATCTGGCCAAAAACAGTTTTGAGGATAAACGGAAAGAGCGGTTTGGGGAGGTCCTGAGCTTCTACCAGTCGTTTGTCGATAAATACCCCAACAGCAAGTACGTTCGTCAGGCAGAACGCTTCTTTGCGGACAGCCAGAAGCAGTTGGAAGAGATTAAACAAAAGGAAAACGAGAAAAAACAAACCCCCGGCCAGGCGCCCGGTAAGGTTACAACAGCAACGACAGCATCTAATTAA
- a CDS encoding DNA-directed RNA polymerase subunit omega: MATNPSLITRDTDKIAAKTGNLYESVSVISKRARQISTKMKEELSNKLSEFASAVDNLEEVFENREQIEISKYYERLPKPTSLATDEFLEDKVQWRHVDDENSNS, from the coding sequence ATGGCAACAAATCCCTCTCTGATTACGCGCGATACGGACAAAATCGCCGCTAAAACGGGCAATCTTTACGAATCCGTATCGGTTATCTCGAAACGCGCCCGTCAGATTTCAACCAAAATGAAAGAAGAGCTCAGCAACAAGCTTTCTGAGTTTGCCTCGGCCGTTGACAATCTGGAGGAAGTGTTTGAGAACCGCGAACAGATCGAAATCTCCAAGTATTACGAGCGTCTGCCGAAGCCGACCTCGCTGGCCACCGACGAGTTCCTGGAGGACAAAGTGCAGTGGCGTCATGTAGACGACGAAAATTCGAATTCATAG
- the coaBC gene encoding bifunctional phosphopantothenoylcysteine decarboxylase/phosphopantothenate--cysteine ligase CoaBC, which produces MSPLSSKKILLGVSGSIAAYKAALLTRLLVRAGADVQVIMTKAAQEFITPLTLSTLSKRPVLSEFVRDETGLWNNHVDLGLWADLLLIAPASAHTLARLAHGLCDDLLSAVYLSAKCPVYVAPAMDLDMYRHPATRENLQRLSSYGNQIIEAEHGELASGLVGEGRLAEPERIVQMLETHFAQRPALWGKRILLTAGPTQEPIDPVRFISNHSSGKMGYAIAGAFARAGATVTLISGPTGLPVPAPTIRRVSVRSAAQMYEATMAEADEADVIIMAAAVADYTPVHPADRKIKKQEEQFSIELTKTADIAGSLGGRKRPGQVLVGFALETDNELENAIGKLRRKNLDFIVLNSLQDSGAGFGHDTNKITVINKAEHITTFDLKSKNEVALDLLRLVEGYLTAL; this is translated from the coding sequence ATGTCCCCTCTTTCCAGCAAAAAGATTCTCCTCGGCGTATCCGGCAGCATCGCCGCCTACAAAGCTGCCCTGCTGACTCGTCTGCTGGTCAGGGCGGGAGCCGACGTGCAGGTCATCATGACCAAAGCCGCCCAGGAGTTCATCACGCCCCTGACCTTATCGACGCTCTCCAAACGGCCGGTCCTGTCGGAGTTTGTGCGGGATGAAACAGGCCTGTGGAACAACCACGTCGATCTGGGCCTCTGGGCCGACCTGCTGCTGATTGCCCCGGCCTCCGCCCACACGCTGGCGCGCCTGGCGCACGGCCTCTGCGACGATCTGCTGTCGGCCGTTTACCTGTCGGCCAAATGCCCCGTTTATGTGGCTCCGGCTATGGATCTGGACATGTACCGGCACCCGGCGACCCGCGAGAACCTGCAGCGGCTTTCGTCCTACGGCAACCAGATCATCGAGGCGGAACACGGAGAACTGGCCAGCGGGCTGGTCGGCGAAGGCCGTCTGGCGGAGCCCGAACGCATTGTGCAGATGCTGGAAACGCATTTTGCCCAGCGCCCGGCGCTTTGGGGCAAACGCATTCTGCTCACGGCGGGCCCGACGCAGGAGCCCATCGACCCAGTGCGTTTCATCAGCAATCATTCGTCCGGAAAAATGGGCTACGCCATTGCCGGAGCCTTTGCCCGGGCGGGTGCTACCGTCACGCTGATCAGCGGCCCTACCGGCCTTCCGGTCCCGGCCCCGACCATCCGGCGGGTGTCCGTCCGGTCGGCGGCGCAGATGTACGAAGCCACGATGGCCGAAGCCGACGAGGCGGATGTGATTATCATGGCCGCGGCCGTGGCCGATTATACGCCCGTTCACCCCGCCGACCGGAAAATCAAGAAACAGGAAGAGCAGTTTTCCATCGAACTGACCAAAACGGCAGATATTGCCGGGTCGCTGGGAGGGCGCAAACGTCCCGGTCAGGTGCTTGTGGGCTTTGCGCTGGAAACGGACAACGAACTGGAGAATGCCATCGGCAAACTCCGCCGCAAAAACCTCGATTTCATCGTTCTGAACTCCCTCCAGGATTCCGGAGCCGGGTTTGGGCACGATACCAACAAAATCACCGTTATTAATAAAGCCGAACACATTACCACCTTTGACTTGAAATCCAAAAACGAAGTAGCGCTTGATTTGCTCCGTCTGGTGGAAGGTTACCTTACTGCTTTATGA
- the porD gene encoding type IX secretion system protein PorD: MNTRFLPLLLFFALLARVSPAQELNCQVIVNTDQAKFTATTDRQVFPQMQAFMTDFLNNRRWTTDTYGPQEKINCRLQINVIEVPAPNVYRCRTQVLVTRPVYGTNYETVTLRYMDNDFSFNYNPADPMYFNENTYQNELTSLLAFHALVMLGYDYDTFSRQGGKPYFQRAYNILNLVPPGGGWGQTGDLRNRYWLIENLQNQQFIPFHDALYTYHRLAMDAFAQNPAAARQQILNVLTTVQQISQQRPNSVVINSFFDTKGEELYNILFEGTAPERQRAFGILSQLDPGKTELYRKLLR; the protein is encoded by the coding sequence ATGAATACGCGCTTTTTGCCCCTGCTGCTTTTTTTTGCGCTGCTCGCCCGGGTCAGCCCGGCCCAGGAACTGAATTGCCAGGTGATTGTCAATACGGACCAGGCCAAGTTTACGGCCACCACCGACCGGCAGGTTTTCCCCCAGATGCAGGCGTTCATGACGGATTTTCTGAACAACCGCCGCTGGACCACCGATACCTACGGCCCCCAGGAAAAAATCAACTGCCGGCTCCAGATTAACGTCATTGAAGTCCCCGCTCCCAACGTCTACCGCTGCCGGACGCAGGTGCTGGTGACCCGGCCGGTTTACGGCACGAACTACGAGACGGTCACGCTGCGGTACATGGACAACGATTTCAGCTTCAATTACAACCCGGCGGACCCGATGTATTTCAACGAAAATACGTACCAGAACGAACTGACCTCACTGCTGGCTTTTCATGCGCTGGTCATGCTGGGTTATGATTACGATACGTTCAGCCGGCAGGGCGGCAAACCGTATTTTCAGCGGGCCTATAACATCCTGAACCTCGTGCCTCCGGGCGGCGGCTGGGGACAGACGGGCGATTTACGCAACCGGTACTGGCTGATCGAAAACCTGCAAAACCAGCAGTTTATCCCGTTTCACGACGCTCTTTACACCTATCACCGGCTGGCAATGGATGCTTTTGCGCAAAACCCGGCGGCCGCCCGGCAGCAAATCCTGAACGTGCTGACGACGGTGCAGCAAATCAGCCAGCAGCGGCCCAATTCGGTCGTCATCAACTCGTTTTTTGACACCAAAGGCGAAGAACTGTACAACATCCTGTTTGAGGGAACAGCCCCGGAACGGCAGAGAGCTTTTGGGATTCTGTCGCAACTGGACCCCGGCAAAACGGAATTGTATCGGAAATTGCTACGCTAA
- a CDS encoding universal stress protein has translation MKTILVPTDFSPLSENALDVAADLARLYQAQIILLHLVQQEYLPLMVPEYSVGLADTLAADYEQARREAEESLWALAAHPKYAGVSILPKLGNNTEGFVKGITDESADLIILASKGVTGLQEWLEGSHAELIVRHASCPVLVIKQPVEQFKPKNIVCAVDLDDNLKKRHFYPFQLSEHGLRQFVYVLTPTDARTPEGIEDWMEEFAMSKGIGHYDLAIWPDKSVPEGIIHYASKVKADLIVLYTHGYKGLRHFINGSVAEDVLNHSEVPVLIMRV, from the coding sequence ATGAAAACCATTCTTGTCCCCACGGATTTCAGCCCCCTTTCCGAAAACGCCCTCGACGTTGCCGCCGATCTGGCCCGCCTTTACCAGGCGCAGATTATTCTGCTGCACCTGGTTCAGCAGGAATATCTGCCGTTGATGGTCCCTGAGTATTCGGTCGGGCTGGCCGACACGCTGGCCGCCGACTATGAACAGGCCCGCCGCGAAGCGGAAGAATCGCTCTGGGCGCTGGCGGCTCATCCCAAATATGCCGGAGTCTCCATCCTTCCCAAGCTGGGAAACAATACGGAAGGCTTTGTGAAAGGCATTACCGACGAATCGGCGGACCTGATTATTCTGGCCTCCAAAGGCGTGACCGGGTTGCAGGAATGGCTGGAAGGCTCCCATGCCGAACTGATCGTCCGCCACGCGTCCTGCCCGGTGCTGGTAATCAAGCAGCCCGTCGAACAGTTCAAACCCAAAAACATCGTCTGCGCCGTTGACCTGGATGATAACCTGAAAAAGCGCCATTTTTATCCATTCCAGCTCAGTGAGCACGGCCTCCGGCAGTTTGTTTACGTCCTGACGCCCACCGACGCCCGCACGCCGGAAGGCATCGAAGACTGGATGGAAGAGTTTGCGATGTCGAAAGGTATCGGGCATTATGATCTGGCGATCTGGCCGGACAAGTCGGTGCCGGAGGGCATTATCCATTACGCTTCCAAAGTAAAGGCGGACCTGATCGTCCTCTACACCCACGGCTACAAAGGGCTGCGGCATTTCATCAACGGCAGCGTGGCCGAAGATGTCCTCAACCATTCCGAAGTGCCGGTTCTGATCATGCGGGTATAA
- a CDS encoding MbnP family protein, whose protein sequence is MTRVFRFSQFCFFGCLLGLLACRDSDPVAETGQVTVQIDNVVGNQDLKLGSTAYTNGVGETFTISKLDYYLTNFRLRRTDGSEAILPQDSSYFLIRESDAASQTLTLRGLPPGDYSEISFLVGVDSLRNTMDIGRRTGVLDPAGGHSAGMYWDWNSGYIHLKLEGTSPSAPTDATGGQNFRYHIGLFGGYQTRTLNNLRTVRVLLGSPVTVATSARPTVVIAADVLQLFNGPTPVSIRQYPEVMVGPFSSTIADNYARIFRFSRLQTNP, encoded by the coding sequence ATGACACGAGTTTTCCGCTTTTCCCAATTTTGCTTCTTTGGATGTCTGCTGGGCCTGCTGGCCTGCCGGGACTCCGATCCGGTGGCCGAAACGGGCCAGGTAACTGTTCAGATCGATAACGTGGTCGGTAATCAGGACCTGAAGCTGGGCAGTACGGCGTATACCAACGGCGTCGGGGAGACATTCACGATTTCCAAACTGGATTATTACCTGACCAACTTCCGGCTGCGTCGGACCGACGGTTCCGAAGCCATTCTGCCGCAGGATTCCAGCTACTTTCTGATCCGGGAATCGGATGCGGCCAGCCAGACGCTGACGCTGCGCGGCTTACCGCCGGGCGATTATTCCGAAATCTCGTTTCTGGTGGGCGTCGATAGTCTCCGCAATACGATGGACATTGGCCGACGAACGGGTGTGCTCGACCCCGCGGGCGGTCACAGCGCCGGGATGTACTGGGACTGGAACAGCGGCTACATCCACCTGAAGCTGGAAGGCACTTCGCCCAGCGCCCCGACCGACGCCACGGGCGGCCAGAATTTCCGGTATCATATCGGCCTTTTCGGCGGATACCAGACCCGCACGCTCAACAATCTGCGGACCGTCCGGGTCCTGCTGGGCAGCCCGGTTACGGTGGCTACCTCGGCCCGGCCTACGGTGGTCATCGCCGCGGACGTATTGCAGCTATTCAACGGCCCTACCCCGGTCAGCATCCGGCAGTATCCCGAAGTCATGGTAGGTCCTTTTTCTTCGACCATCGCTGACAATTACGCCCGAATCTTCCGTTTTTCGCGACTGCAGACAAACCCATGA
- a CDS encoding cytochrome-c peroxidase → MKRWHWLMMTVCIALWGYIVTSCRSGSGGGDPDPEPEPVVKTTPYPWKKPANFPDPVYDFKNNPLTREGVALGRALFYDGMLSRNGTISCGFCHQPFTAFAHTDHALSHGIDDRIGTRNVPGIQNAAWSKHFFWDGGIVDLDLLALSPIRNPVEMGDSLPNVMAKLRGSGKYRTLFEEAYGTDSITSERFLKALSQFMLTLVSANSRYDKFSRNEGVTLTEEESRGLNLFKAKCSTCHAGELFTDASFRNNGLPRITSSTFIDWGRYSITLQEADRQRFAVPSLRNVQVTPPYMHDGRFRTLEQVLNHYASGVVDGPTLDPLLRQNGRLGIPLTSQEQADIVAFLRTLTDYDFINNREFQPQ, encoded by the coding sequence ATGAAACGCTGGCACTGGCTAATGATGACCGTCTGTATAGCGCTCTGGGGCTATATAGTCACCTCCTGCCGTTCGGGAAGCGGCGGCGGCGATCCGGACCCGGAACCTGAGCCGGTGGTCAAAACGACGCCGTATCCCTGGAAGAAGCCCGCCAACTTCCCCGACCCGGTTTATGATTTCAAAAACAACCCGCTGACCCGGGAAGGCGTCGCGCTGGGCCGGGCGCTGTTCTACGACGGCATGCTGTCCCGCAACGGCACCATCAGCTGCGGCTTCTGCCACCAGCCCTTCACCGCTTTTGCCCATACCGACCACGCCCTGAGCCACGGCATCGACGACCGGATCGGGACGCGCAACGTTCCGGGAATTCAGAACGCCGCCTGGTCGAAGCATTTTTTCTGGGATGGCGGCATTGTAGACCTCGATCTTTTGGCGCTCTCCCCCATCCGCAACCCGGTTGAAATGGGTGACTCGCTGCCGAATGTAATGGCCAAACTGCGCGGCAGCGGCAAGTACCGGACGCTTTTTGAAGAAGCCTACGGAACAGACTCGATCACGTCCGAACGGTTCCTGAAAGCCCTGTCGCAGTTTATGCTGACGCTGGTTTCGGCCAATTCGCGCTACGACAAATTCAGCCGCAACGAGGGCGTCACCCTGACCGAGGAAGAAAGCCGGGGCCTGAACCTGTTCAAAGCCAAATGCAGCACCTGCCACGCGGGAGAACTGTTTACCGACGCCAGCTTCCGCAACAACGGCCTGCCCCGCATCACGTCCTCGACCTTTATAGACTGGGGCCGCTACAGCATTACGCTTCAGGAGGCCGACCGCCAGCGGTTTGCCGTTCCCAGCCTCCGAAACGTGCAGGTGACGCCGCCGTACATGCACGACGGGCGCTTCCGCACGCTGGAACAGGTGCTGAATCATTATGCCAGCGGGGTTGTGGACGGCCCGACGCTCGATCCGCTGCTGCGGCAGAACGGCCGCCTGGGTATTCCGCTGACCAGCCAGGAACAGGCCGATATTGTTGCCTTTCTGCGCACGCTGACGGACTACGATTTTATCAACAACCGCGAATTTCAGCCGCAATAA